In the genome of Paracoccus tegillarcae, one region contains:
- a CDS encoding AMP-binding protein, with product MNKPWIATYGESIPSEIDPDIYPSVPAIFQTAVEAYGNKPAFECFGQVMTYSEIDEAASSFAAWLQNKHGVKRGDRVALMCPNIFAFPIAMHGIIRAGAAQVNVNPLYTPRELAHQLNDAGVETIVIFSGSTPVLAEIIADTNVKTVVTVDLGDGAGLDIPSPAVDERLTGTFRFADVLREGGGLPFEPVELTGEDILFFQYTGGTTGLSKGAVLTHRNLVANTEQIKAMLPEAQVPEKEVVVMALPLYHIFGLMLMVAYSAIGAKSILIPNPRDMDGFVDAIKGSKFSVIPGVNTLFQGLAMHPRFGEIDLSNYKLAIGGGAAVIQATSEKWHALTGHHIKEGYGLSETSPLLSINTMNVTGFTGTCGLPVPSTEVRLLDDEGNDVPEGEAGEISARGPQIMRGYWNNDAANKASFTEDGFFRTGDVAIFVEGGFVKIVDRKKDMVIVSGFNVFPNEIEATVTACEGVAECACVGVPHEKTGEALRVFVVKIDGADVTEDQIIAHCRKYLTSYKVPKQIVFLDALPKSNVGKILRRELRDNA from the coding sequence ATGAACAAGCCATGGATTGCAACTTACGGCGAATCGATCCCGTCTGAGATCGACCCGGATATCTACCCATCCGTCCCGGCGATCTTTCAAACAGCGGTCGAGGCCTATGGCAACAAGCCGGCATTCGAGTGCTTTGGCCAGGTGATGACCTATTCGGAAATAGACGAGGCCGCATCGTCCTTTGCCGCCTGGTTGCAGAACAAGCATGGCGTCAAGCGCGGCGACCGCGTTGCGCTGATGTGCCCCAATATCTTTGCCTTCCCGATCGCCATGCACGGCATCATCCGTGCCGGCGCCGCGCAGGTGAACGTCAATCCGCTTTATACGCCGCGCGAACTGGCCCATCAGTTGAACGATGCGGGCGTCGAGACGATTGTCATCTTCAGCGGCTCGACCCCGGTTCTGGCCGAGATCATCGCCGACACCAACGTGAAGACCGTCGTCACCGTCGATCTGGGCGATGGTGCCGGGCTGGATATCCCCTCGCCCGCCGTTGATGAGCGGCTGACCGGCACCTTCCGCTTTGCCGATGTGCTGCGCGAAGGCGGCGGCCTGCCCTTCGAGCCTGTCGAGCTGACGGGCGAAGATATCCTGTTCTTCCAGTATACGGGCGGCACCACCGGCCTGAGCAAGGGCGCTGTCCTGACCCACCGGAACCTTGTCGCCAATACCGAGCAGATCAAGGCGATGCTGCCCGAGGCGCAGGTGCCCGAAAAAGAGGTCGTGGTGATGGCGCTGCCGCTTTACCACATCTTTGGGCTGATGCTGATGGTGGCCTATTCGGCGATTGGCGCAAAGTCGATCCTGATCCCGAACCCGCGTGACATGGACGGCTTTGTCGATGCCATCAAGGGTTCGAAATTCTCTGTCATCCCCGGCGTGAACACGCTGTTTCAGGGTCTGGCCATGCATCCGCGCTTTGGCGAGATCGACCTGTCGAACTACAAGCTGGCAATCGGCGGCGGTGCAGCCGTGATCCAGGCGACCTCGGAAAAGTGGCATGCGCTGACCGGGCATCACATCAAGGAAGGTTACGGCCTGTCCGAGACCTCGCCGCTGCTGAGCATCAACACGATGAACGTGACCGGATTTACCGGCACCTGCGGGCTGCCCGTGCCATCGACCGAGGTCCGGCTGCTGGACGACGAGGGCAATGACGTGCCCGAAGGCGAGGCCGGCGAGATTTCGGCGCGCGGGCCACAGATCATGCGCGGCTATTGGAACAATGACGCGGCCAACAAGGCATCGTTCACCGAGGACGGGTTCTTCCGCACCGGCGATGTGGCCATCTTCGTCGAAGGCGGTTTCGTCAAGATCGTCGACCGCAAGAAGGACATGGTCATCGTTTCGGGCTTTAACGTCTTTCCCAACGAGATCGAGGCCACGGTGACCGCCTGCGAAGGTGTCGCGGAATGTGCCTGCGTTGGTGTGCCGCACGAAAAGACCGGCGAGGCGCTGCGCGTCTTTGTGGTCAAGATCGACGGCGCGGATGTGACCGAAGACCAGATCATCGCGCACTGCCGCAAGTATCTTACCTCTTACAAGGTGCCCAAGCAGATCGTCTTTCTCGACGCGCTGCCCAAGTCGAATGTCGGCAAGATCCTGCGCCGCGAACTGCGCGACAACGCATAA
- a CDS encoding ABC transporter substrate-binding protein, translated as MTYMRTILTGAALAALGTAAMAQDETKVIGVSIPAATHGWAGGMNFHAQAAVERLEEVYPQLDFVLSTASDPAQQVNDIEDMLATRDISALVVLPFESEPLTAPVQAVSEAGAWVTVVDRGLAVEGIDDLYVAGDNPGFGRVAGEYMAEKMPDGGNIVVLRGIPTTIDNERVEGFQAAIEGSGIEIIGMEHGNWNRDESFNVMQDFLSRHEQIDAVWASDDDMAVGVLAAIDAAGRDDVQFVLGGAGMKEMVKRVMDGDAMIPADVTYPPSMIATAIEMTAVGMTSTTPVSGTFTIGSVLITPENAEQFYYPDSPF; from the coding sequence ATGACCTATATGCGCACAATATTGACGGGCGCCGCGCTGGCCGCGCTAGGCACCGCCGCAATGGCGCAGGACGAGACGAAGGTAATCGGCGTCTCGATTCCTGCGGCGACACATGGCTGGGCCGGCGGCATGAATTTTCATGCTCAGGCAGCGGTCGAGCGTCTGGAAGAGGTCTATCCGCAACTGGATTTCGTCCTGTCCACCGCCTCCGACCCTGCCCAGCAGGTCAATGATATCGAGGATATGCTGGCCACGCGCGATATCAGCGCGCTGGTCGTGCTGCCCTTCGAATCCGAACCGCTGACCGCGCCGGTTCAGGCCGTTTCCGAGGCAGGCGCCTGGGTCACCGTGGTCGACCGGGGGCTGGCGGTCGAAGGGATCGACGATCTGTATGTCGCGGGCGACAATCCGGGTTTTGGCCGCGTTGCGGGCGAATATATGGCCGAAAAGATGCCAGATGGCGGCAATATCGTGGTTTTGCGCGGCATTCCGACCACCATCGACAATGAACGTGTCGAGGGCTTTCAGGCGGCCATCGAGGGGTCCGGGATCGAGATCATCGGCATGGAGCACGGCAACTGGAACCGCGATGAAAGCTTTAACGTGATGCAGGATTTCCTGTCGCGGCATGAGCAGATCGACGCGGTCTGGGCCTCGGATGATGACATGGCGGTGGGCGTTCTGGCAGCGATCGACGCAGCAGGGCGCGACGACGTGCAGTTCGTGCTTGGCGGCGCGGGGATGAAGGAAATGGTCAAGCGCGTCATGGACGGCGATGCCATGATCCCGGCCGACGTCACCTATCCGCCTTCGATGATCGCGACGGCCATTGAAATGACCGCCGTGGGCATGACCTCGACCACGCCGGTATCGGGGACGTTCACCATCGGATCGGTGCTGATCACGCCCGAGAACGCAGAGCAGTTCTATTATCCCGACAGCCCGTTCTGA
- a CDS encoding monovalent cation:proton antiporter-2 (CPA2) family protein encodes MESFLLLAFIFLIAGVIAVPIATRFGLGSVLGYLLAGMVIGPLLGLLNVDVVSLQHFAEFGVVMMLFLVGLELEPKKLWDMRGRLLGLGGGQVMVTVLAFAAVSLLNGDAWQTGLAIGMIMAVSSTAIILQTLNEKGLMRTEGGQSAFSVLLFQDIAVIPMLAIIPLLAVPELAAEAASHAADDAEHGSGLNLIAGLPAWQAMLVTVAAIAAVIFAGNYLTRPVFRFIAMAGLRELFTATALLFVVGIALLMTLVGLSPALGTFLAGVVLANSEYRHELESDIDPFKGLLLGLFFMTVGAGIDFGLLADSLGQVLFWTAVLVVTKMGVLFVLGGLFGIRGQDRWLFALALAQAGEFGFVLLSYAEGASAIPGPQADQLLLVVAMSMLITPLLFILYDRVILPRYARDDQRAFDDIEDQDEIIIAGRGRVGGLVDRMLETAGYRATVIDYSSRQIDLLRKFGIRTYYGDATRPDLLASAGIDTAKLLIVAIDDQQQTNMLVSYVLQNYPHVHVTARAFDRTHVLELWSLGCRDIIRETYDSSLRMGRSAYEALGISHERAAQMADAFEDMDRKALREVADFYDIDVPAFENEAFIARVRELRDRWDPLLQQQMADIIRRDDLDDHDEGQPADRKTSLYDQG; translated from the coding sequence ATGGAAAGCTTTCTTCTTCTCGCCTTCATCTTTCTGATCGCCGGCGTGATCGCCGTGCCGATTGCCACGCGCTTTGGTCTGGGCTCTGTCCTGGGCTATCTGCTGGCCGGGATGGTGATCGGCCCGCTTTTGGGACTGCTCAATGTCGATGTGGTCTCGCTGCAGCATTTCGCCGAATTCGGCGTGGTGATGATGCTGTTCCTCGTCGGGCTGGAACTGGAACCGAAAAAGCTGTGGGATATGCGCGGCAGGCTGCTGGGCCTTGGCGGCGGGCAGGTCATGGTGACGGTGCTGGCCTTTGCGGCGGTGTCGCTGCTCAATGGTGATGCGTGGCAGACCGGGCTGGCCATCGGCATGATCATGGCCGTGTCCTCGACCGCGATCATCCTGCAAACGCTGAACGAAAAGGGCCTGATGCGGACCGAGGGCGGTCAGTCGGCCTTTTCGGTTCTGCTGTTTCAGGACATCGCCGTGATCCCGATGCTGGCCATCATCCCGCTGCTTGCGGTGCCGGAACTGGCCGCCGAGGCCGCCAGCCACGCAGCCGATGACGCCGAACATGGCAGCGGCCTGAACCTGATCGCCGGCCTGCCCGCATGGCAGGCCATGCTGGTCACGGTCGCGGCCATCGCCGCCGTCATCTTTGCCGGCAATTACCTGACCCGCCCGGTCTTTCGCTTCATCGCCATGGCGGGCTTGCGCGAACTCTTTACCGCGACCGCGCTGCTCTTTGTGGTGGGTATCGCGCTCTTGATGACGCTGGTGGGCCTGTCGCCCGCATTGGGCACCTTTCTGGCCGGCGTGGTTCTGGCCAACAGCGAATACCGGCACGAACTGGAATCCGACATCGATCCGTTCAAGGGGCTGCTCTTGGGGCTGTTCTTCATGACCGTCGGCGCGGGCATTGATTTCGGCCTGTTGGCCGACAGCCTCGGTCAGGTGCTGTTCTGGACGGCGGTTCTGGTGGTGACGAAAATGGGCGTGCTCTTCGTGCTGGGCGGTCTCTTCGGCATTCGCGGGCAGGACCGCTGGCTGTTTGCGCTGGCGCTGGCGCAGGCCGGCGAGTTCGGCTTTGTCCTGCTGTCATATGCCGAAGGCGCAAGCGCGATCCCCGGACCGCAGGCCGATCAACTTCTGCTGGTGGTCGCCATGTCGATGCTGATCACGCCGTTGCTGTTCATTCTTTATGACCGGGTGATCCTGCCGCGCTATGCCCGTGACGATCAACGCGCCTTTGACGATATCGAGGATCAGGACGAGATCATCATCGCCGGACGCGGGCGGGTCGGGGGACTTGTCGACCGGATGCTGGAAACGGCGGGCTACCGCGCCACGGTGATCGACTACAGTTCCCGCCAGATCGACCTGCTCAGGAAATTCGGCATCCGGACCTATTACGGCGACGCGACGCGCCCGGACCTGCTGGCCTCGGCCGGGATCGACACCGCGAAACTGCTGATCGTGGCCATCGACGACCAGCAGCAGACCAATATGCTGGTCTCTTATGTGCTGCAGAATTATCCGCATGTGCATGTGACCGCGCGCGCCTTTGACCGGACCCATGTGCTGGAACTCTGGTCGCTGGGTTGTCGCGATATCATCCGCGAAACCTATGACAGTTCGCTGCGGATGGGCCGCTCGGCCTATGAGGCGCTGGGCATCTCGCATGAACGCGCAGCCCAGATGGCCGATGCCTTCGAGGACATGGACCGCAAGGCCCTGCGCGAGGTCGCCGATTTCTACGATATCGACGTGCCGGCCTTCGAGAACGAGGCCTTCATCGCGCGGGTGCGCGAGTTGCGCGACAGGTGGGACCCGTTGCTGCAACAGCAGATGGCCGACATCATCCGCCGCGATGATCTGGACGACCATGACGAGGGCCAGCCAGCCGACCGCAAGACCAGCCTCTATGATCAGGGGTAA
- a CDS encoding sugar ABC transporter ATP-binding protein encodes MTGQPVLSMRDVHKNFGPIEVLHGVDLDLHAGEVLALIGENGAGKSTTMKCLAGYQPPSSGRILLDGAEVTFGSLHDGEEAGIVLIHQEFNLAEQLTVEQNIFLGREVLKRGLLDKAEMRRRSRDYLARVKCTVDPDTPVSRLSNSDKQMVEIAKALSRDARVLIMDEPTAVLTNAEASILFDQVRALRDAGTAILFTSHKLGEVKDIADRVTIMRDGAVVHSGPTSEMTEDDMATAMVGRDVSDLYPAKPGVPPDAPVLLKVEGLDVPGFASDLSFELRQGEILGFAGLIGSGRTEAMEGLCGLRPAQADRIEIDGQAIAIRSPSDALDRGLCYLTEDRKIRGLLLDKGMRVNLTLQALEKFGGMLIDRQAEEAALTRAIDEFDIRAGRRDVRVGNLSGGNQQKLLLAKVMQSEPRILIADEPTRGIDIGTKQQIYAYLRKLTHEGLAIIVVSSEMQEIIGLADRVAVMRRGRIAGMLDAGQITEDTIVRHAMGVGADTSGRAA; translated from the coding sequence ATGACCGGTCAACCCGTCCTGTCGATGCGCGACGTTCACAAGAATTTCGGCCCGATCGAGGTCTTGCACGGCGTCGATCTGGACCTGCACGCAGGCGAGGTCCTGGCGCTGATCGGCGAAAACGGGGCGGGCAAATCGACCACGATGAAATGTCTTGCCGGATATCAGCCGCCCAGTTCGGGGCGCATCCTGCTGGACGGCGCAGAGGTCACCTTTGGCTCGCTGCATGACGGCGAAGAGGCTGGCATCGTCCTGATCCATCAGGAATTCAATCTGGCCGAGCAGTTGACCGTCGAGCAGAACATCTTTCTTGGCCGCGAGGTGCTGAAACGCGGTTTGCTGGACAAGGCGGAAATGCGGCGGCGGTCGCGCGACTATCTGGCCCGCGTCAAGTGCACCGTCGATCCGGATACCCCGGTGTCGCGGCTGTCGAATTCCGACAAGCAGATGGTCGAAATCGCCAAGGCGCTTAGCCGTGATGCGCGGGTGCTGATCATGGACGAACCGACCGCCGTTCTGACAAACGCCGAGGCCAGCATCCTCTTTGATCAGGTGCGCGCCCTCAGGGATGCGGGCACCGCGATCCTGTTCACCTCGCACAAGCTGGGCGAGGTCAAGGATATCGCGGATCGCGTGACCATCATGCGCGACGGGGCGGTGGTCCATTCCGGGCCGACCAGCGAGATGACCGAGGATGACATGGCGACCGCGATGGTGGGCCGCGATGTCTCGGATCTTTATCCCGCCAAGCCCGGCGTTCCACCCGACGCGCCCGTCCTGCTGAAGGTCGAAGGGCTGGACGTGCCGGGCTTTGCGAGTGATCTGTCATTCGAGCTACGTCAGGGCGAGATCCTGGGCTTTGCCGGTCTGATCGGATCGGGCCGGACCGAGGCGATGGAGGGGCTGTGCGGTTTGCGCCCCGCCCAGGCCGACCGCATCGAGATCGACGGGCAGGCGATCGCTATCCGGAGCCCCTCGGACGCGCTGGATCGGGGGCTGTGCTATCTGACCGAGGACCGCAAGATCCGGGGCCTGCTGCTGGACAAGGGGATGCGGGTCAATCTGACGCTGCAGGCGCTGGAAAAATTCGGCGGGATGCTGATCGACAGGCAGGCCGAAGAGGCCGCCCTGACGCGCGCCATTGACGAGTTCGATATCCGCGCCGGTCGCCGCGATGTGCGCGTCGGCAACCTGTCCGGCGGCAATCAGCAGAAGCTGTTGCTGGCCAAGGTCATGCAGTCGGAACCCCGGATCCTGATCGCGGACGAACCGACGCGCGGCATTGATATCGGCACCAAGCAACAGATCTATGCCTATCTGCGCAAGCTGACCCACGAGGGGCTCGCGATCATCGTCGTCTCGTCTGAAATGCAAGAGATCATCGGCCTTGCGGACCGCGTCGCCGTCATGCGGCGGGGACGCATCGCCGGAATGCTGGATGCAGGCCAAATCACCGAAGATACGATCGTGCGCCACGCCATGGGCGTCGGTGCCGACACCAGTGGGAGGGCCGCGTGA
- a CDS encoding Gfo/Idh/MocA family protein produces the protein MARIRLGMVGGGNDAFIGGVHRIASRIDDRFELVAGALSSTPEKAKASGEALGLAPERSYGSFEEMAEAEAAREDGIEAVSIVTPNHVHYSAAKAFLDRGIHVICDKPLTSTAEDAEAMANAVAGSKALFILTHNYTGYPMIRQAREMIAAGDIGTLRVVQVEYAQDWLTDPVESEGSKQAQWRTDPARSGAGGATGDIGTHAYNLACFVTGLRGEELAADLQSFGVGRSLDDNAHVMLRFAGGGRGMLWCSQVAPGNENNLRLRVYGDKGGLEWKQEDPNYLWFTPHGEPPRLIRRMGAGASEAANAVSRIPGGHPEGYLEGFATIYAGAADAIRAVQGGSARDDAMGLLPDIQAGLDGMAFVRACVTSAGDNSAWVKL, from the coding sequence ATGGCACGGATCAGACTGGGCATGGTTGGCGGCGGCAATGACGCCTTTATCGGCGGGGTTCACCGGATTGCCAGCCGCATCGACGATCGGTTCGAACTGGTCGCGGGGGCGCTGTCCTCGACGCCGGAAAAGGCAAAGGCCAGCGGCGAGGCCCTGGGTCTGGCGCCCGAACGGTCCTACGGCTCATTCGAAGAGATGGCCGAGGCCGAGGCCGCCCGCGAAGATGGCATCGAGGCGGTCAGCATCGTGACCCCGAACCATGTTCACTACTCTGCCGCCAAGGCGTTTCTGGATCGCGGCATCCATGTCATCTGCGACAAGCCGCTGACCTCGACCGCAGAGGATGCCGAGGCAATGGCAAACGCGGTTGCTGGCAGCAAGGCGCTGTTCATCCTGACCCATAACTATACCGGCTATCCGATGATCCGGCAGGCGCGCGAAATGATCGCCGCCGGTGATATCGGGACATTGCGGGTGGTGCAGGTTGAATATGCGCAGGACTGGCTGACCGATCCTGTGGAAAGCGAGGGCTCGAAACAGGCCCAGTGGCGGACCGATCCCGCCCGCTCTGGCGCCGGTGGCGCGACCGGCGACATCGGCACCCATGCCTATAACCTTGCCTGTTTCGTGACCGGCTTGCGGGGCGAGGAACTGGCGGCCGATCTGCAAAGCTTTGGCGTGGGTCGGTCGCTGGACGACAACGCCCATGTCATGCTGCGCTTTGCGGGCGGCGGTCGCGGGATGCTGTGGTGCAGCCAGGTCGCGCCGGGCAATGAAAACAACCTGCGTCTGCGTGTCTATGGCGACAAGGGCGGGCTGGAATGGAAGCAAGAGGACCCGAATTACCTGTGGTTCACGCCGCATGGCGAACCGCCCCGCCTGATCCGGCGCATGGGCGCGGGCGCCAGCGAGGCGGCGAATGCAGTCAGCCGCATTCCGGGCGGCCACCCCGAGGGGTATCTTGAGGGCTTCGCCACGATCTATGCCGGCGCCGCAGATGCGATCCGCGCGGTGCAGGGCGGCAGCGCGCGCGACGACGCCATGGGTCTGCTGCCGGACATACAGGCGGGGCTGGACGGCATGGCCTTTGTGCGGGCCTGCGTCACCTCTGCCGGCGACAATTCAGCCTGGGTCAAGCTATGA
- a CDS encoding ABC transporter permease — protein MANQTVTTAPRRSLPSMSVLGPIIALVLLVIMGALMNPNFLGAANITNVLARSAFIGIIAVGMTFVITAGGLDLSVGSMAAFVAALMILVMNAALPSLGVGVPVVLLGMLTALVAGLLAGLLNGFLITTVRIEAFIVTLGTMGIYRSLVTWLADGGTLSLNFDLRTFYRPVYFDGIFGIAWPIIVFALVVIIGEILMSKARFGRRCAATGSNEQVAHYSNVDVNRTRLLTYAMLGMLVGVATIMYVPRLGSASASTGVLWELEAIAAVIIGGTVLKGGFGRVWGTVIGVLILSLIDNILNLTDLVSPYLNGAIQGIIIILAVILQREAKAKG, from the coding sequence ATGGCAAACCAAACCGTGACCACCGCACCGCGTCGCAGCCTGCCCTCGATGAGCGTGCTTGGCCCGATTATCGCGCTGGTCTTGCTGGTCATCATGGGCGCGCTGATGAACCCGAATTTCCTTGGCGCGGCCAATATCACCAACGTGCTTGCGCGGTCCGCCTTTATCGGGATCATCGCGGTGGGCATGACTTTTGTGATCACCGCCGGCGGGCTGGACCTGTCGGTCGGTTCGATGGCCGCCTTTGTCGCGGCACTGATGATTCTGGTGATGAACGCGGCGCTGCCATCCCTGGGCGTCGGGGTGCCCGTCGTCCTGCTGGGGATGCTGACGGCGCTGGTTGCGGGGCTGTTGGCGGGGTTGCTGAACGGGTTTCTGATCACCACGGTCAGGATCGAGGCGTTCATCGTCACACTGGGCACGATGGGCATCTATCGCAGCCTTGTCACATGGCTGGCAGATGGCGGCACGCTGTCGCTGAATTTCGATCTGCGCACCTTTTATCGCCCGGTCTATTTCGACGGCATCTTCGGCATTGCATGGCCGATCATCGTCTTTGCGCTGGTTGTCATCATCGGCGAGATCCTGATGAGCAAGGCCCGCTTTGGCCGGCGCTGTGCCGCCACCGGATCGAACGAGCAGGTCGCGCATTATTCCAATGTGGATGTGAACCGCACGCGCCTGCTGACCTATGCAATGCTGGGTATGCTGGTTGGTGTGGCGACGATCATGTATGTGCCGCGGCTTGGCTCTGCCTCGGCCTCGACCGGGGTCTTGTGGGAGCTGGAGGCCATCGCCGCCGTGATCATCGGGGGCACCGTTCTGAAGGGCGGTTTTGGTCGGGTCTGGGGCACGGTTATCGGTGTGCTGATCCTGAGCCTGATCGACAATATCCTGAACCTGACCGACCTTGTGTCGCCATATCTCAACGGCGCCATTCAAGGCATCATCATCATTCTGGCTGTGATCCTGCAGCGGGAAGCAAAGGCAAAGGGCTGA
- a CDS encoding NAD(P)-binding domain-containing protein — protein MNALAYKIDILVIGGGQAGLSTGYHLQNLGLTGGRGFLLLDKSPRPGGAWQFRWPSLTMKTINGMHDLPGMGFAEVLDAGQSEVRAAEAVPCYFQAYEDRFHLPVYRPVTTRLVCDRGERMRVETDHETFSVRGIINCTGTWDAPQIPYYPGRELFQGRQLHTHDYQTPDEFAGQRVVIVGAGISALQFLDEVSRVADTIWVTRRPPVFSDAKFTAEDGRAAVARVEKRVRRGLVPGSVVSVTGLPRSPAIRAMQARGVLDRQPMFSEITPHGIRWPDGREEQVDVILWATGFRSALDHLAPLQLREDNGGIVMTGRLATQAQRDPRVHLVGYGPSASTVGANRAGRAAARELVDYLGLAPAKTGQQAGGPD, from the coding sequence ATGAACGCGCTCGCCTACAAGATCGACATCCTGGTGATTGGCGGCGGGCAGGCCGGGCTGTCGACCGGCTATCATCTGCAAAATCTGGGGCTGACCGGCGGCAGGGGCTTTCTGCTGCTGGACAAGTCGCCCCGACCCGGCGGCGCATGGCAGTTCCGCTGGCCGTCGCTGACCATGAAAACCATCAACGGCATGCACGACCTGCCCGGGATGGGTTTTGCCGAAGTGCTGGACGCCGGCCAGTCCGAGGTGCGCGCCGCCGAGGCCGTGCCCTGCTATTTTCAGGCCTACGAGGACCGCTTTCACCTGCCGGTCTACCGCCCCGTCACGACGCGGCTGGTCTGTGATCGCGGCGAACGGATGCGGGTCGAGACCGATCACGAGACGTTTTCCGTGCGCGGCATCATCAACTGCACCGGCACATGGGACGCGCCGCAAATCCCCTATTATCCGGGGCGCGAGCTGTTTCAGGGCCGCCAGTTGCACACCCATGACTACCAGACGCCCGACGAATTCGCCGGCCAGCGCGTGGTGATCGTGGGCGCCGGCATCTCGGCGCTGCAATTTCTGGATGAGGTGTCGCGGGTGGCCGACACGATCTGGGTCACGCGCCGCCCGCCCGTGTTCTCGGATGCCAAATTCACCGCCGAGGACGGCCGCGCCGCCGTCGCCCGGGTCGAGAAACGCGTGCGCCGCGGGCTGGTCCCCGGCTCGGTCGTGTCGGTCACCGGGCTGCCCCGCAGCCCCGCGATCAGGGCGATGCAGGCGCGCGGCGTCCTCGACCGCCAGCCGATGTTTTCGGAAATCACCCCCCACGGCATCCGCTGGCCGGACGGGCGCGAGGAACAGGTGGATGTGATCCTGTGGGCCACGGGGTTTCGCAGCGCGCTGGACCATCTCGCGCCCTTGCAACTGCGCGAGGATAACGGCGGCATCGTCATGACAGGCCGGCTGGCGACGCAGGCTCAGCGCGATCCGCGCGTGCATCTGGTGGGCTACGGCCCCTCGGCCTCGACCGTGGGCGCCAATCGGGCCGGACGGGCGGCGGCCCGCGAACTGGTGGATTATCTGGGCCTCGCGCCCGCGAAAACCGGCCAACAGGCGGGCGGCCCCGACTGA
- a CDS encoding sugar phosphate isomerase/epimerase family protein, which yields MKTIKGPGLFLAQFVGDAAPFNSWDAITKWAADIGYLGVQVPVWDARLVDLEKLAASRDYAQEWAGKARENGVEVTDLSSHIIGQLVAVHPAYDEWVDGFAAAKVQGKPRERTEWAIDQVKKAITATNHLGIGQHVTFSGGLCWPFIYPFPQRPQGLVETAFDELARRWRPILDHADEMGVDVCYEIHPMEDLHDGDTFEMFLDRLDGHPRCNMLYDPSHYVLQCLDYLDNIDIYADRIKMFHVKDAEFNPTGRKGVYGGFQPWVNRAGRFRSTGDGQVDFGAIFSKLAANDFDGWAVVEWECALKHPEDGAREGAQFVKDHIIRVTPHAFDDFVGGSADEKTNRKFLGID from the coding sequence ATGAAAACCATCAAGGGCCCCGGCCTGTTTCTGGCACAATTCGTCGGTGATGCGGCGCCATTCAATTCGTGGGATGCAATCACCAAATGGGCGGCTGATATCGGCTATCTGGGGGTGCAGGTTCCGGTCTGGGATGCCCGCCTTGTCGATCTGGAAAAGCTCGCCGCGTCCAGGGACTATGCTCAGGAATGGGCCGGCAAGGCGCGCGAGAACGGCGTCGAGGTGACCGATCTGTCGAGCCATATCATCGGCCAGCTGGTCGCCGTGCATCCGGCCTATGACGAGTGGGTAGATGGCTTTGCGGCCGCAAAGGTTCAGGGCAAGCCCAGGGAACGCACCGAATGGGCAATCGATCAGGTCAAGAAAGCCATCACCGCGACGAACCATCTGGGTATCGGTCAGCATGTGACCTTTTCAGGCGGGCTGTGCTGGCCCTTCATCTATCCCTTCCCGCAGCGACCGCAGGGGCTGGTCGAAACCGCCTTTGACGAGCTGGCCCGGCGCTGGCGGCCGATTCTGGATCACGCGGACGAAATGGGCGTGGACGTCTGCTACGAAATCCATCCGATGGAGGATCTGCATGACGGCGACACGTTCGAGATGTTCCTTGACCGGCTGGACGGCCACCCGCGCTGCAACATGCTGTACGACCCGTCGCATTACGTCCTGCAATGCCTGGATTATCTGGACAATATCGACATCTATGCCGACCGCATCAAGATGTTCCACGTCAAGGATGCCGAGTTCAATCCGACCGGGCGCAAGGGCGTCTATGGGGGCTTTCAGCCTTGGGTGAACCGCGCGGGCAGGTTCCGCAGCACCGGCGACGGGCAGGTGGATTTCGGGGCGATCTTTTCCAAGTTGGCGGCGAATGATTTCGATGGCTGGGCCGTGGTCGAATGGGAATGCGCCCTGAAGCACCCCGAGGACGGCGCACGCGAAGGCGCGCAATTCGTCAAGGACCATATCATCCGCGTCACACCGCATGCCTTTGATGACTTCGTCGGCGGCAGTGCGGATGAAAAAACCAACCGCAAATTTCTGGGGATCGACTGA
- a CDS encoding phasin family protein, translating into MTTTTTKTEQTSVRAKVNDAREIAGDIGGAVSAGSRAYVNGLMELGRTFGGFGREVLSEAGDHVRATFNAKCMREVAELQASYVQHRVEMSATHSKEIVDLARVKTEAVIAPFADLVKKDQKAA; encoded by the coding sequence ATGACGACCACCACCACAAAGACCGAACAGACCAGCGTCCGCGCCAAGGTGAACGACGCACGCGAAATCGCAGGCGATATCGGCGGCGCCGTGAGTGCTGGCAGCCGCGCCTATGTCAACGGCCTGATGGAACTGGGCCGGACCTTTGGCGGCTTTGGCCGCGAAGTTCTGAGCGAAGCCGGCGACCATGTCCGCGCCACGTTCAACGCCAAGTGCATGCGTGAAGTCGCCGAATTGCAGGCTTCGTATGTTCAGCATCGTGTGGAAATGTCGGCGACCCATTCCAAGGAAATCGTCGATCTGGCCCGCGTCAAGACCGAGGCCGTGATCGCGCCGTTCGCCGATCTGGTGAAAAAAGACCAGAAAGCTGCCTGA